A stretch of the bacterium genome encodes the following:
- the ahcY gene encoding adenosylhomocysteinase yields the protein MKYDIKDIKLAKEGKLRIQWAEKSMPVLRSIQSRFIKEKPLAGIRLGACLHVTTETANLAIALKAGGAEVRLCASNPLSTQDDVAASLVADYGISVFAICGENNKTYYSHISSALENKPNITMDDGADLVSTIHNNKRELIKDILGGTEETTTGVIRLRSLERQKKLAFPIIAVNDADTKHFFDNRYGTGQSTVDGIIRATNMLFAGSTVVVSGYGWCGRGFASRAKGMGANVIITEVDPLRALEAAMDGFSVMPMEKASYIGDAFVTLTGDIHVLAARHFKNMKDGAIIANSGHFDVEIDVPALEKLSKSKKRAREFVDEYTLQNGRRICLLGEGRLINLASAEGHPAMVMDMSFANQSLSAEYIAKNYKKLENKVYRVPEDIDKNISRLKLESMGIKIDTLTPEQKKYLSSWEMGT from the coding sequence TTGAAATACGATATAAAAGACATCAAGCTGGCTAAAGAGGGTAAATTGCGCATACAATGGGCAGAAAAAAGCATGCCTGTTCTTAGATCAATCCAGTCGCGTTTTATCAAGGAAAAGCCCCTAGCGGGAATTAGGTTAGGAGCATGTCTGCACGTTACAACAGAGACAGCTAATTTGGCAATAGCTCTAAAAGCCGGTGGCGCAGAAGTAAGGTTATGCGCTTCAAATCCTCTAAGTACTCAGGATGATGTTGCTGCTTCTCTTGTAGCAGATTATGGAATATCCGTTTTCGCTATATGTGGAGAGAATAACAAAACTTATTATAGCCATATTAGCAGTGCATTAGAAAATAAACCTAATATTACCATGGACGACGGCGCAGATTTAGTTTCCACAATTCACAATAATAAGAGAGAGCTTATAAAAGATATTCTTGGCGGAACAGAGGAGACGACAACAGGTGTTATTCGATTGAGAAGTCTGGAAAGACAGAAAAAACTTGCGTTTCCGATCATAGCTGTTAATGACGCCGACACAAAACATTTCTTTGACAACAGATATGGTACCGGGCAAAGCACAGTCGACGGCATTATTAGGGCAACGAACATGTTGTTTGCTGGTTCCACTGTTGTGGTATCTGGATATGGCTGGTGCGGACGGGGCTTTGCGAGCAGGGCTAAAGGCATGGGTGCAAACGTTATTATAACAGAAGTAGACCCTCTGCGCGCATTAGAAGCAGCCATGGATGGATTTTCTGTTATGCCCATGGAGAAAGCTTCTTATATTGGCGATGCCTTTGTAACTTTAACAGGGGACATACATGTTTTAGCAGCCAGGCACTTTAAGAATATGAAGGATGGCGCTATCATTGCAAATTCAGGACACTTTGACGTAGAGATTGATGTGCCGGCTCTTGAAAAACTGAGTAAAAGCAAAAAAAGAGCAAGAGAATTTGTTGATGAATATACTCTGCAAAACGGCAGGAGAATATGTCTTTTGGGAGAAGGCCGTTTGATTAATCTTGCATCCGCTGAGGGACATCCTGCAATGGTGATGGATATGAGCTTTGCCAATCAGTCCTTATCAGCTGAGTATATTGCGAAGAATTACAAAAAACTAGAGAACAAAGTATATAGAGTCCCTGAAGATATAGATAAAAATATTTCCCGACTCAAACTTGAGTCAATGGGTATTAAAATAGACACCTTAACTCCCGAACAGAAAAAATATCTCAGTTCATGGGAAATGGGGACGTAG
- the metK gene encoding methionine adenosyltransferase, producing MVTKNNNNYLFTSESVTEGHPDKMADQISDSVLDVIMENDPNGRVACETLVTTGIVYIAGEITTSCYVDIPTIARKTIREIGYTNASYGFDYETCGVLTAIQSQSPDIALGVDPGGAGDQGMMFGYATEETKELMPLPIMLAHKLCRRLAKIRKEKVLDYLRPDGKSQVTAEYADGKPCRIEAIVVSAQHDGDIDMNILKDDIKEHVIRPVIPSNLMDSKTKIFINPTGRFEIGGPHGDTGLTGRKIIVDTYGGVGSHGGGCFSGKDCTKVDRSASYFARYLAKNIVAAGLTSECEIQLAYAIGVPEPVSVMVNTFNKGKIAKDKIKKLLIDNFDMSPKGIINHLKLRRPIYRKTACYGHFGREENTFTWEKTDKADFLRKKAGLYS from the coding sequence ATGGTAACAAAGAATAACAACAACTATTTATTTACATCAGAGTCTGTAACTGAAGGACACCCTGATAAGATGGCGGACCAAATATCTGACAGTGTTTTAGATGTTATTATGGAGAATGACCCAAATGGAAGAGTTGCATGTGAGACACTTGTAACCACAGGCATCGTATATATTGCCGGAGAGATTACAACTTCGTGCTATGTGGATATTCCTACAATTGCAAGAAAGACTATTAGAGAGATTGGCTATACTAATGCTTCTTATGGATTTGATTACGAAACATGCGGGGTTCTTACTGCTATACAATCTCAGTCTCCAGACATTGCTCTTGGTGTTGATCCAGGTGGTGCAGGAGACCAGGGTATGATGTTTGGTTATGCGACTGAGGAGACAAAGGAACTTATGCCCTTGCCAATCATGCTTGCTCATAAACTTTGCAGAAGACTGGCTAAGATAAGAAAAGAAAAAGTATTAGATTACTTAAGGCCTGATGGAAAGTCGCAGGTAACAGCTGAATATGCAGATGGAAAACCATGCCGTATAGAAGCAATAGTAGTCTCAGCACAACATGACGGCGATATTGATATGAACATCTTAAAGGATGATATAAAAGAACATGTGATAAGACCTGTCATTCCTTCTAATCTGATGGATAGCAAAACCAAGATTTTTATAAATCCAACGGGTCGCTTTGAGATAGGTGGACCACATGGAGATACTGGTTTGACAGGGAGAAAGATCATAGTTGATACATACGGCGGTGTAGGCAGTCACGGCGGAGGCTGCTTTTCTGGTAAAGATTGCACCAAAGTTGATCGGTCTGCATCTTATTTTGCCCGCTATCTTGCAAAGAATATAGTAGCAGCTGGTTTAACGTCTGAATGTGAGATTCAGCTGGCATACGCAATTGGGGTACCTGAACCAGTTTCAGTTATGGTAAATACATTCAATAAAGGCAAGATAGCCAAAGATAAAATTAAAAAGCTTCTTATTGATAATTTTGATATGAGCCCGAAAGGAATAATTAATCATCTAAAACTTCGCAGGCCAATCTATAGAAAAACTGCCTGCTATGGTCATTTTGGTAGAGAAGAAAATACCTTTACATGGGAAAAGACAGATAAAGCAGATTTTCTTAGAAAAAAAGCTGGACTGTACTCGTAA
- a CDS encoding PTS sugar transporter subunit IIA produces MRLTDFINEDAVCIDLKSNDKTAVLYELVDILLKSGGIKNGNREKLFNILCEREKLGSTGIATGAAIPHGKSDLVKSITIAIGISPNGVDFDSIDGQKTCIFALLIAPPSSAAPHLRALARIAHLFKNKTFRHVLINAKSPEDVIRLIATEEKTL; encoded by the coding sequence GTGAGACTTACTGATTTTATTAATGAAGATGCAGTTTGTATAGATTTAAAATCAAATGATAAAACAGCTGTGCTTTATGAGCTGGTTGATATTCTCCTGAAATCTGGAGGAATTAAAAATGGTAATAGAGAAAAATTGTTTAACATTCTATGTGAGAGAGAGAAACTCGGCAGCACAGGAATTGCTACCGGAGCGGCTATCCCGCATGGAAAATCTGATTTGGTAAAAAGCATAACCATTGCTATTGGTATTTCTCCTAATGGAGTTGATTTTGATTCTATTGACGGGCAAAAGACATGTATATTCGCTCTTTTAATTGCGCCTCCTAGCTCTGCAGCTCCTCATTTAAGAGCACTGGCCAGAATAGCCCATCTTTTTAAAAATAAGACTTTCAGGCATGTTTTGATAAATGCTAAATCTCCAGAAGACGTAATAAGACTAATTGCAACAGAAGAGAAAACTCTTTGA
- the tpiA gene encoding triose-phosphate isomerase, whose amino-acid sequence MRKPLIAGNWKMNKTVSEAVDFANNLKSALRDLQYVEIVICPAFVALSEVSKILEGSSAKLGAQNMYMQENGAYTGEISPLMLKELGCRYVIIGHSERREYFKEDNKLINAKIKLALKYQLRPILCVGETLSEYQNNQTIDIVKTEIREGLAGIDEEQMSQVAIAYEPIWAIGTGKTATPDDANRVHKIIRKIISEMFDAKTGEKTRIQYGGSVKPDNIGALMEKSDIDGALVGGASLSVESFIRIVNYDKKD is encoded by the coding sequence ATGCGTAAGCCGTTAATAGCTGGGAATTGGAAAATGAATAAAACTGTGAGCGAAGCAGTAGATTTTGCAAATAACTTAAAGTCAGCATTAAGAGACCTGCAATATGTTGAAATTGTTATATGTCCTGCTTTCGTTGCTTTAAGTGAAGTTAGTAAAATACTGGAAGGAAGCAGCGCAAAGTTAGGTGCTCAGAATATGTATATGCAGGAGAATGGCGCATATACAGGAGAAATATCGCCTCTAATGTTAAAGGAACTGGGTTGCAGGTATGTTATAATAGGGCATTCTGAAAGGAGAGAATATTTTAAGGAAGATAATAAATTAATTAATGCTAAGATAAAGTTGGCCTTAAAATACCAATTGCGTCCAATTTTGTGCGTTGGCGAAACTCTCTCAGAATACCAAAACAATCAGACTATTGATATTGTAAAAACAGAAATTAGAGAGGGTTTAGCTGGTATAGATGAGGAGCAAATGAGTCAGGTAGCTATTGCATATGAGCCGATTTGGGCTATTGGAACAGGGAAAACCGCTACTCCAGATGATGCTAATAGAGTTCATAAGATCATAAGAAAGATTATATCAGAGATGTTTGATGCTAAAACTGGCGAAAAAACGAGAATACAGTATGGCGGCAGTGTAAAACCAGATAATATAGGCGCTTTGATGGAAAAATCCGACATAGACGGGGCTTTAGTAGGTGGAGCAAGTTTGTCTGTGGAATCATTTATAAGAATAGTCAATTATGATAAAAAAGACTGA
- a CDS encoding gas vesicle protein: MAESRVGSSLNTTNLADILERVLDKGIVIAGDIKIQIADIDLLTIKIRLMIASVDKAKEMGINWWEQDSYLSTKAKDAEIEKEKAGLQKRLEQLEKKIKVK, translated from the coding sequence ATGGCTGAATCACGAGTAGGGAGTTCGCTTAACACTACCAATTTAGCTGACATCTTAGAGAGGGTTCTGGATAAAGGGATTGTTATTGCCGGAGATATTAAGATTCAAATTGCTGATATTGACCTTCTTACCATCAAGATAAGACTTATGATTGCTTCAGTGGATAAGGCTAAGGAGATGGGGATAAATTGGTGGGAGCAAGATTCTTATTTATCTACAAAAGCAAAGGATGCAGAAATCGAAAAGGAGAAAGCAGGATTGCAGAAGAGATTAGAGCAGTTGGAAAAAAAGATTAAAGTCAAATAG
- the raiA gene encoding ribosome-associated translation inhibitor RaiA — MAKHKVFKIHDKLHVTITSKQIELTSNLRDYIQQKTSKLTKYFSHISDIHIIISEEKYGHVIEVNALTNGITMPGRAEHTDVHTAFDKALAKVENQIRRYKDKIVTHTSKQEKTESNS, encoded by the coding sequence ATGGCAAAACACAAAGTTTTTAAAATACATGATAAATTACATGTTACTATAACAAGTAAACAAATAGAATTAACATCTAACCTTAGGGATTATATTCAGCAGAAAACTTCAAAATTAACAAAATACTTCTCTCATATATCTGACATACATATTATTATAAGTGAAGAAAAATATGGACACGTTATAGAAGTTAATGCATTAACTAATGGAATAACAATGCCGGGCAGAGCAGAGCATACAGATGTTCATACAGCATTTGATAAAGCACTTGCTAAGGTCGAAAACCAAATCAGAAGATATAAGGACAAAATCGTAACTCATACATCTAAGCAAGAAAAGACAGAGAGTAATTCCTGA
- the ptsP gene encoding phosphoenolpyruvate--protein phosphotransferase, which translates to MLNGIPVSPGIVIGKALLLDSRISAVPKYKINKNRIAKEIIRFTRALSKAKRELTEIQRKFVAKVGETHAAIFDAHLLILEDSSLIEKTIEQVRNEQFNVEFVFSKVLEKVIKKFSDINDEYMGERVADINDVGRRVLKNLLVRKHMDLSNLKERVVLVSHDLSPSDTAQMNKNKVIGFATEIGGRTSHTAIMARTLEIPAVVGVESITQKVITGDTIIIDGVKGIVIVNPSPFILEKYLKKRAEIKSLGRKLSRLRYVRADTLDGQKILLAANIESRDEVHSIITHGANGIGLYRTEFLYLKRNSMPSEEEQFNAYRYVAQKINPQNVVIRTLDLGGDKFISELGMPKEMNPLLGLRAIRFCLKRPDIFKPQLRAILRASHYGNVSMMFPMISGLSELREAKVLVEGVKKELDRENLPYDRNLKVGAMIEVPSAALIADILAKEADFFSIGTNDLIQYSFALDRVNEKISYLYRPNHPAVYRLIKMIIDAANKADIPVTICGEMAGVPASVLALLGLGLFRFSMASVIIPEIKKLVRHVNTNDAKKVAKHVLELSTGKEADRYLRSKVKKIISRAEIEIYG; encoded by the coding sequence TTGTTGAATGGAATTCCTGTATCACCCGGCATAGTAATTGGTAAAGCTCTGTTATTGGACAGTCGAATATCTGCTGTGCCTAAGTATAAGATTAACAAGAATAGAATAGCAAAAGAAATAATCCGCTTTACAAGAGCGCTTAGCAAAGCTAAAAGGGAGCTTACAGAGATTCAGAGAAAGTTCGTTGCCAAGGTTGGAGAAACGCACGCTGCTATCTTTGATGCGCATCTGTTAATTCTAGAGGATTCATCACTAATAGAAAAAACCATAGAACAAGTAAGAAATGAACAGTTTAATGTGGAGTTTGTGTTTTCAAAGGTACTGGAGAAGGTAATTAAAAAGTTTTCTGATATTAATGATGAATACATGGGGGAACGTGTAGCTGATATAAACGACGTTGGCAGACGTGTTCTCAAAAATCTTTTAGTCAGGAAGCATATGGATTTGTCTAATTTAAAAGAAAGGGTTGTGCTCGTAAGCCATGATCTTTCTCCATCAGACACTGCCCAAATGAATAAGAATAAAGTCATAGGCTTTGCGACTGAAATAGGCGGGCGAACTTCGCATACAGCAATCATGGCAAGAACGTTAGAAATCCCTGCTGTTGTAGGAGTAGAAAGCATTACTCAAAAAGTGATTACAGGGGACACTATTATTATAGATGGGGTTAAGGGAATAGTAATAGTAAATCCTTCTCCGTTTATTCTTGAGAAATATTTGAAGAAGCGGGCAGAAATTAAGTCATTAGGAAGAAAGCTCTCAAGACTTAGATACGTACGCGCAGATACGCTTGATGGGCAGAAAATTTTGCTGGCGGCAAATATAGAATCACGAGACGAAGTCCATTCAATAATAACACATGGCGCAAACGGGATAGGACTTTATAGAACAGAATTTCTCTACTTAAAGAGAAATTCTATGCCTAGCGAAGAAGAGCAGTTTAACGCTTATAGGTATGTTGCTCAAAAAATTAATCCGCAGAATGTGGTTATAAGAACTCTTGATCTGGGAGGAGATAAGTTTATATCAGAGTTAGGAATGCCAAAAGAAATGAATCCCCTTTTAGGTTTGAGGGCTATTAGATTTTGTTTGAAAAGGCCGGATATATTCAAGCCTCAGTTACGGGCTATTCTAAGAGCAAGCCATTACGGTAATGTGTCAATGATGTTCCCTATGATATCAGGATTGTCAGAACTAAGAGAGGCAAAAGTGCTTGTTGAGGGGGTAAAAAAGGAACTGGATAGGGAAAATCTTCCTTATGATAGGAATCTTAAGGTTGGCGCTATGATAGAGGTGCCTTCTGCGGCATTAATAGCTGATATATTGGCGAAGGAAGCAGATTTTTTTAGCATAGGAACTAATGACTTAATTCAGTATTCTTTTGCGCTAGACAGAGTTAACGAAAAAATCTCCTATCTCTATAGACCTAATCATCCGGCAGTTTATCGTTTGATCAAGATGATTATAGACGCTGCGAATAAGGCTGATATTCCTGTCACTATATGTGGAGAGATGGCAGGAGTGCCAGCATCTGTATTGGCCTTATTGGGATTGGGATTGTTTCGTTTCAGTATGGCCTCTGTAATAATTCCCGAAATTAAAAAACTTGTTCGCCATGTGAACACTAACGATGCAAAAAAAGTTGCTAAACATGTTCTCGAATTATCAACAGGCAAGGAAGCAGACAGGTATCTGAGATCCAAGGTTAAAAAGATTATCTCAAGGGCTGAAATTGAGATATATGGCTAA
- a CDS encoding gas vesicle protein K, which translates to MATLLKSTAIKRSNVTLVDVLDKVLEKGAVINGDIVIRVADVDLVFLGLRLILTSVSKAEELSGKSFSDREKEATPEDIAYMQKLQREIRRAEENIPKLIDVSDPKKTEQGLAKLVLTLVELIRRLMEKEAFRRVKRGTLSPTEVQKLGLSLKAVKKKIKEIQAIFGIEDEELNLDLGPLGNLM; encoded by the coding sequence ATGGCTACTCTATTAAAGAGCACGGCTATTAAAAGAAGCAATGTAACTCTAGTAGATGTCCTGGATAAAGTTTTAGAGAAAGGGGCAGTTATAAACGGAGATATTGTCATAAGGGTAGCCGATGTAGACCTTGTGTTTTTAGGTTTAAGACTTATTCTCACATCGGTTTCCAAGGCAGAGGAGCTTTCTGGCAAGAGTTTCAGCGACCGAGAGAAGGAAGCTACTCCGGAAGATATAGCGTATATGCAAAAATTGCAAAGAGAGATAAGAAGGGCCGAAGAAAACATTCCCAAACTAATTGATGTTAGTGATCCCAAAAAGACAGAGCAAGGCTTAGCCAAGTTGGTTTTAACCTTGGTTGAACTTATAAGAAGACTGATGGAGAAGGAGGCTTTTAGAAGAGTAAAGAGAGGCACGCTTTCCCCTACAGAAGTTCAAAAATTGGGATTAAGCCTTAAGGCGGTAAAGAAAAAGATAAAAGAGATTCAGGCAATCTTTGGTATTGAGGACGAAGAATTAAATTTAGATTTGGGTCCTTTAGGAAATTTAATGTGA
- a CDS encoding bifunctional phosphoglucose/phosphomannose isomerase, giving the protein MDVLDNLESIKKIDVSNMFDLILNFDSQCEEAVSAARSCDIPREYSQVEKIIVIGMGGSAIGGDILSKLLIDEIKIPVFVNRNYHLPNFADKKTLVFATSYSGNTEETLSSYNDAKGRGCRIICVTSGGRLAENAESDSLPLIKIPGGQPPRSALGYIFLPVLIVMQNLGLTTKMEDISEAISILKRFKTVWGNKFSDSNPAKKLAKTLYNKFPLIYSVDGCLGPVALRWKTQLNENSKILAYNNVFPELDHNEIVGWEGLDNLTKSMSVIILRDKGDFERNSKRIVITSSIIKDKPSEITEVWTEGNSVLARMFSLIYLGDFVSFYLAILYGVDPTPVERIEILKKKLVE; this is encoded by the coding sequence ATGGATGTTTTGGATAACTTAGAGTCGATAAAGAAAATAGATGTATCTAATATGTTTGATTTGATATTGAATTTTGACTCTCAGTGCGAGGAGGCTGTTTCTGCTGCCCGGTCTTGCGATATTCCTCGGGAATATTCACAGGTTGAGAAAATTATAGTCATAGGTATGGGTGGTTCAGCAATTGGAGGAGATATTTTATCAAAACTTCTCATAGATGAAATAAAAATTCCAGTATTTGTTAATCGCAATTATCATCTGCCTAATTTTGCAGATAAAAAAACTCTTGTATTTGCTACAAGTTATTCAGGTAATACTGAAGAGACACTTTCTTCTTACAATGATGCGAAGGGACGTGGTTGCAGAATAATTTGTGTAACAAGCGGGGGAAGACTGGCTGAGAATGCAGAGTCTGACAGTCTTCCACTCATAAAAATACCCGGTGGTCAACCTCCGAGAAGTGCGTTAGGATACATTTTTCTACCTGTGTTAATAGTTATGCAAAATCTAGGACTTACCACTAAGATGGAAGATATAAGTGAAGCTATAAGTATTTTAAAGAGGTTTAAAACTGTGTGGGGAAATAAATTCTCTGATTCAAATCCGGCAAAAAAACTCGCAAAGACATTATACAATAAATTTCCTCTGATCTATTCTGTGGATGGCTGTCTTGGGCCAGTAGCCCTAAGATGGAAAACACAGCTGAATGAAAACAGTAAAATTCTGGCATACAATAATGTTTTCCCTGAGCTGGATCATAATGAAATAGTTGGCTGGGAAGGGCTGGATAATCTAACCAAGAGTATGTCAGTCATAATACTCAGAGATAAAGGTGATTTTGAGAGAAATTCAAAGCGTATTGTTATAACAAGTTCAATCATAAAAGACAAACCAAGTGAAATTACTGAAGTCTGGACAGAGGGTAATTCTGTATTAGCCAGAATGTTCTCACTTATTTATCTTGGAGATTTTGTGAGTTTTTATCTTGCAATATTGTATGGAGTTGATCCAACACCTGTTGAGAGGATAGAGATATTAAAGAAAAAACTAGTGGAATAG
- a CDS encoding HPr family phosphocarrier protein, with the protein MKKTVVIENTLGLHARPAALFVQLANKFQSEIFVEKKEQKVNGKSIMGIMTLAAGKGQKITITADGNDAEKAVKALEKLLKDKFGEE; encoded by the coding sequence ATAAAAAAAACAGTTGTTATAGAAAACACGCTTGGTTTACATGCAAGACCAGCCGCCTTATTTGTTCAACTTGCTAATAAATTTCAATCGGAGATTTTTGTAGAGAAAAAAGAGCAAAAAGTAAATGGTAAAAGCATCATGGGAATAATGACATTGGCTGCTGGCAAAGGGCAAAAAATAACTATAACAGCAGACGGAAATGATGCTGAAAAAGCTGTAAAGGCCTTAGAAAAATTACTTAAAGATAAATTTGGAGAGGAGTAA